The following coding sequences lie in one Lolium rigidum isolate FL_2022 unplaced genomic scaffold, APGP_CSIRO_Lrig_0.1 contig_39340_1, whole genome shotgun sequence genomic window:
- the LOC124681331 gene encoding GDSL esterase/lipase At5g45670-like, with protein MGPVTSSWLPPVLLLLLVAACGAQADPQVPCYFVFGDSLVDNGNNNDIASLARANYPPYGIDFPDGATGRFSNGLTTVDAISRLLGFDDYIPAFAGASSDQLLSGVNFASAAAGIRDETGQQLGQRIPLGGQLQNYQTAVQQLVNILGDEDSAANHLSQCIFTVGMGSNDYLNNYFMPTVYGTSRQYTPEQYADVLANQYAQQLRALYNNGARKVALMGVGQVGCSPNELAQQSPNGVTCVERINSAIQIFNQKVVNLVDQFNTLPGAHFTYINAYGIFEDILRSPGSHGLTVTNTGCCGVGRNNGQVTCLPYQTPCANRGEYLFWDAFHPSEAANILVGRRAYSAALPSDVHPVDLQTLAQL; from the exons ATGGGGCCCGTGACCTCGTCGTGgctgccgccggtgctgctgctgcttctcgTGGCCGCATGCGGCGCCCAGGCCGACCCGCAGGTGCCGTGCTACTTCGTGTTCGGGGACTCGCTGGTGGACAACGGCAACAACAACGACATCGCGTCGCTGGCGAGGGCCAACTACCCGCCCTACGGCATCGACTTCCCCGACGGAGCCACCGGCCGCTTCAGCAACGGCCTCACCACCGTCGACGCCATCT CTCGTCTTCTGGGCTTCGACGACTACATCCCCGCGTTCGCGGGTGCAAGCAGCGATCAGCTCCTCTCCGGCGTCaacttcgcctccgccgccgccggaatcaGGGACGAGACCGGCCAGCAGCTG GGCCAGCGCATCCCCTTAGGCGGGCAGCTCCAGAACTACCAGACGGCGGTGCAGCAGCTGGTGAACATCCTAGGCGACGAGGACTCGGCGGCGAACCACCTGAGTCAGTGCATCTTCACCGTGGGCATGGGCAGCAACGACTACCTCAACAACTACTTCATGCCCACCGTCTACGGCACCAGCCGGCAGTACACGCCGGAGCAGTACGCCGACGTGCTCGCCAACCAGTACGCGCAGCAGCTCAGGGCCCTGTACAACAATGGAGCCAGGAAGGTGGCGCTGATGGGCGTGGGGCAGGTGGGCTGCAGCCCGAACGAGCTTGCGCAGCAGAGCCCCAATGGCGTCACCTGCGTGGAGCGGATCAACAGCGCCATTCAGATCTTCAACCAAAAGGTGGTGAACCTCGTAGACCAGTTCAACACGCTGCCGGGCGCGCACTTCACCTACATCAACGCCTACGGGATCTTCGAGGACATCCTAAGATCACCAGGGTCGCATG GTTTGACGGTGACGAACACGGGGTGCTGCGGGGTGGGGAGGAACAACGGGCAGGTGACGTGCCTGCCCTACCAGACGCCGTGCGCCAACAGGGGCGAGTACCTCTTCTGGGACGCCTTCCACCCGTCGGAGGCGGCCAACATCCTCGTCGGAAGGAGGGCGTACAGCGCCGCGCTGCCGTCCGACGTCCACCCCGTCGACCTGCAGACGCTTGCTCAGCTCTAG